Part of the Plasmodium malariae genome assembly, chromosome: 9 genome is shown below.
tgtatacatatatggaACCACAATACGCCAagtaaaaacaaagaaagaaaagaagagctcccatacatacatatatatatatatatatatatatatatatatatatatatatatattttttacctcTATCAGAAAATTGTTGTTCTTCTTTAATTCCTCCTTATATCGTAGTGTCTCTTTACTAGTTTCTtgtctttctttcttttcattttgcaGCTCTTCTAGCTTTAAATCTAGATCTTCCTTCAGACACTTtcaaaagaggaaaaaaaaaaaaaattaaaaaaaagaaaagaagcaAATGAAGCAAACGAAGCAAACGAAGCAAACGAAGCAAACAAAGCAAACGAAGCAAACGAAGCAAACAAAGCAAACGAAGCAAACGAAGCAAACAAAGCAAACGAAGCAAACGAAGCAAACAAAGCAAACGAAGCAAATGAAGCAAAcgaaatgaacaaaatgaacaaaatgaacaaaatgaacaaaatatcATAATGTACAGATCAAACGAAACGAAATGGAGGCGCCCTTTTTAAGGCATGGATGCGCTGTAACCAAACACACATATccgtatatacacatgtcAATCTGCCCACGGGTATATCCACATTAACATGTgcaatttatgtatatataattgccTACATTTATTTGCTGCTCGCAGTAACAGATGTTCATTTCTAGCTCCTGGATTTTCATCCTGAAgagaaataataacataatgtCGACGTAATAAGGACAACATAAATATGTGAAATACCCCGTTCGATACATACATAGTGAAGTTGATGAAACTAtgataatttcatttttcatcttatattatttcaaatatatcaaatattaACTCATTTTATTGAAGAATATTACGTATTGAGTATATCCGTTGCTATAGACAAGTCAGCCTGGGCTCTTGCTGATTTTATACCGTCCATCAGAATAATTTTGTCCCCCTATTAATGTTGGTTAtagttacattttttaagtacAAAAAgtgttaaattattttttgaaaaataaagagaatccttttaaaagaaaatttgaattatttgttttattagcttctttatatttacttcttttttttcttttttttatatttttttttaatttttaattttcctatTGTTATGTTACCCCGATTTTCTCACAACATGATACAATGTTTTCCAAGACCATTTTGTATTCAAGAAATGAGTTCTTCAACTTTGTCATTCTCATTTGCGCATTTTTGCTAAAAAGgtgcaaaagaaaaaaaaaaaaaaaaaaagatgagaaataaaaaatgcccattgtacatttattatttttttttttttttttcattacttCTGTTCGGAATAAGCTTTACACATCTCTGTCAgttgtttgttttttcttctgtCAACTATCAGCTTATTTCTGTTTAACTTACTAACAAAATTGGAGAAAAGATGAaaggagaagaaaaaaaaaaaaaaaaaaaaaaaaaagacaaacaCGAgtaaacgtatatatatatatatatatatatatatatatatatatatatatatacatatgtacttatgtatacacatagaTGCCCGTACATTTGCACTAGTATATACAACTAATGCGCATTTTTTGGATGTCCACTTCTTTCTAGCTTGTTCTTTTTACTTGTGTTCCATAGCGGTCtctattatatcattttgaacatttataatatctttttttgttttaacaGCAGACTGGTATTTTctaatcaaataaaaaatgtctTGTATATCTTCTTTGTTGTAAAATAAACCTGCCTAATGTACATTTACCATAAAAgagttttaaatatttttacataaatgaGCAATTGAATGACTCATACATGCACACTTCTTCCAGTGATTACAAAGACGTTCAGGGGGATACTTATGCAGACACATATGCGTGCACAAACATATacgcacatatacatgtacactGATTGGTGtaaattgtttttaaaagACGCGCTCAGCTAGTTccatgtaaaaaaaagatagacTATATGAACAAGTTTGCCTTAATCAGTTCCAGGTTTATCCGTGTGTCCATATTTTCCTTCAGATCATCATACTCTTTTTTCAGCATATTAAATTTCTCCTTGTACACACTTTCACTCGATTTATCTCTGTAAAAATGGGTATACAAAGTATGTGTACTACATAACTGATTGTTTGATTTTACCACATGCTACTATGTAATGTCTTattatacaatattttaccatattttatttatctttcCAGCACTCTaactcatttttttcaatctttgaaaattttaacatagctttttttcataaaagaCGTACCTTTCATTCTGTTGCTTCCCGTTCTGCACACATGCTCCCAACGGCTctacaattttttcaaacGCATTGTTATGGACCTTATGTTTGAATGAATCTAAATAATCAATGCTGTTTATAACTGCGTTAATCTTTTCAAATTCCTatcattcaaaaaaaaagaaaacataatctccttcaaatataaaaaaaaaatagatcaGTTCATATTGATTTAACTTAACACGGACATGTGCcctatttatgtatatacacgtaAACGAAACCTTTTTACAACTCAATGATGCAAACATATGCCAACGTTCACTGTTCGGTAGAACATTCTGTTATAATGGTAAGACctgctttttttttcggTGTTGTGTTTTCTTTCCTCCACTGTATAGTACACAGTCTCCATCAATCCTGCATTTTGTTTAAGCGAATAAGCAgggtatacatatgtacacgtaCTTACATACTTACgtgcatacgtatatatttatgtatgtaattatatgtgCAAGAAGACTTGATATAGCAATACATCAAAAAAGCGATACAcatcttttttcatttttacaacTTAAAGTTTATTTGCTGACTTCCTTTGTCCTGAGCGTACGTAAATGGTAAGGAGGGTTATGTATAAACGAATAGAGAACATACAGGTGCATGCaagtgtatgtatgtttgtacgTATGCAAGTATGaaagtatgtatgtacgtatgaaagtatgtatgtacgtatgaaagtatgtatgtacgtatgaaagtatgtatgtacgtattaaagtatgtatgtacgtatgtatgtacgtatgaaagtatgtgtgtacgtatgaaagtatgtatgtacgtatgtaagtatgcatgcatattatgtattttttttttttttttttcctctatCTTTTTGTACTAGTAAAAACACTGCTTCTGTGTGTAGGTCATCGTAAAAAGATACGTTGCTCCTTCTGAAGAGAGTGTCACATGGCTTTTCACTATCATAAAGAAATGTATCTCTCTtcttattatgtaaaattttgtttatgcTTCCGTTTAAAATTTCCATTTGTCTTAATACTATTCGTGTTACacgttttttcttttgtaacGTTTAAATTTTGctctatttttatactttatctttttacgttatctttttacattatctttttacattatatttttactttattttatttattttattttttttttcttttctttctcttttttatgaAACTCAAACACCATTATTTTGTAGATAGAACAGCTTGAATAAGCATCTCAACTTTTGTTAAAAGACAACTTTGCTAAACTTAAAATTTGGaatacttaaaaattatatgtaaaaaaaatggtattTACGCAATTAAGATGTTAGTCAATTACTCAATTATTTGACgttcaaaataaaaacaaaagtaaAAGCAAAAGACGGCAAATCAACTTGTGTTGGAATGATAAGTATTAATGTTGAATATTaaccaataaaaaaaaataaaacatgcACTTtggtatatacatatatatatatatatatgtatgtgtataaataAGTGTACATGTGTGTAAATATGTGCGAAAATGTGTATACAATGTTACGTGTGTTGCCATTGACACctgaaaaatatacaataagcaaataattagcataaatatataaatgaataatttttttcaaaaattataaaatatgaaatgtaAAACACgaaatatgaattatacatttaaaacaCATTCATTTTACAAATTTCGCATTCCCCTACATTTTGCATACCGCATTATATAACATACAACGTTTACacattatatgcatatttctGTAAATGTCATTTTGCTCTTaagtaaacaaatatattaattttgtcTATTTTGtctattttgtatattttgtatattttgtctattttgtatattttgtatattttgtatattttgtatattttgtctattttgtatattttgtatattttgtatattttttttttttttttttgcatattatTTCCTTGTCCAAGAAATAAATGGAATGTTATAATCgcatgttcatattttttattaattttgtttctcttctttttaatatgctttattttgattttttttttttttttttttctttcctccCTTTTTCGATATATTCATTACTCAGTTACACATACATAAGTACgtcttttttacataaagTTCAAAGATAATTTTTCAGTTTCCCCGTTTAGTTGAGTGGAAACAAATAGTCCATTATTGTTAACGCTGCGTTTGCCACGTGTTATTGTCAGACTGAtttatacacaaatatacgAGAGTGTGAATGTTCACGTGTGTATGTATtcgtgcatatatacacacatatatgtttagcgatttataatttataaacaaTCTTTAACTTTTTCTGACGGCAACTGCTTAGCAGTTAAAGAATAATTCTGTAAAAGGACACCCTCTTGCgttttttagtttttcccTTGTTTTTCCCTTTCCCACTTTTGTACATCCCCATTTTCGTACTTTCAATTTTCTGCTTTGTATCgttaataagaaaatgaaTCACCGCAATCCCACTTATgcttcatttttatgaagATAAGTGTAATGTTAATATagggcttttttttttttttttttttttaacattcaTATGTAccaatacatatgtacatgtaccaatacatatgtacatgtaccaatacatatgtatatgcaccaatacatatgtatatgcaccaatacatatatatatatatatgcgggGGCTTGGAATAAAATGACGTATTTTATGAATTgcgaataatttttattattttatttttattttatttttattttatttttattttatttttttttatttttttttatttatttaattttttttatttttgccgTAGCTAGCTAGCCAAAATGGTCAGAAAATAAAAGTCCAAAGAACGATATTAAAATCACTGGATGCTGTGATAAATTGGGTGTATTCCTTACTTTCATATGGTTCCAACATAgatatttgtaaaatactATTTGAATGGGGAATAATTTCTCCAGTAACTTCATTTCCATTTATATGATTGCATTCTTTTTCTATATcttgaatatttttcttatcataaaaaaaatcaaaacttaaattttttatagtgAATTCTGGTAATACCACCTTTGAGATAACCCACTCACCGTTCACGCAGTCAATAATAATTGGAAATATCTCATAGCCATACTACaacagtaacaataacaataacaaaagaaaaaaaaaaaaaaaaaatgttaacaaGAGATAATActcttatttaaattttatttcataaacaGGCAAACGTTATATTAGCGactgctttttctttttattcgcatatacacataaatacacatgtaaatatatatataaatacacgcATAAATATAAGCATAATTATGTGCTTATATGCGTAAAATACCCTTTCGTACCACTAATAGCTTGTCTTCACCGAAGAACAAACTCTTTTGAAATGTCTGACCAACCCATGAAACGAACTGAATATTAGCGGGTGATTTACAGTAATccgctattattatttgttgttTTTCGTAGCTATTCTCAAAGTTGTTAGctgcaaaataataaatggatGAACGTGAATTACTTCCCTgtgttaaatattaatatatggacacgtatgcacgtatgggtatatatacgtatgggtatatatacatatgggtatatgcatatgggtatatacatatgggtatatgcatatgggtatatacatatgggtatatacatatgggtatatacatatgggtatatacgtatgtgcatatacGGATATGCACGTACTGCATACATGCACTTATCTAAatgtacacacacatatgtgtgtatattttGTACAACAAATGGGGGCATACCAATTATTGCCACTTTTTCATTGGATAAGGAAAAAGAACTATGACAAATGACATATCCTTCACATTCAATCTGTTCTGAAtgaattttaatgaaatcgTTTTGAAGTGCATTTGaaattgaaagaaaaaaaaaaaaaaaaaaaaaaaaaaaaaagaaaaagaaaaagaaaaagaaaaagaaaaagaaaaagaaaaagaaaaagcgaAATAAAAGGCcgaataaaaagagaaagcaAGATTGAAGTAAACAAGGAGGAATGTATTCATCACCTTGCATATTATGtcgttattttttaaatcccTTTGTGCGATTAGATCTTCAATGTTCCCATATGCTCTGCGCAAAGGTGGAACGCATGGGGATACGTGTGTatacatacgcatatatgtaattactCATACATGTAATTACTCATACATGTAATTACTCATACATGTAATTACTCATACATGTAATTACTCATATATGCAATTACTCATATATGCAATTACTCATATATGCAATTACTCATACATGTAATTACTCATACATGTAAACACGCACATATGTAATtacgaatatatattcacatatacatatgttcgCACAAAAACATTAGGCGAAGGAAAATACTAAACTAACGCGTAAAGCATTAGCTGCCCCACCCGTATTGTTCCTCATGTTTTGATCTTTCATCTGACAAGCCTAATGTGCATACAATCCTTGCTGTTGAATCCATGGACGTTGTAGACAATATATACCCTTTTAAAGAACAAAAAGGGTGAagtcatatacatatattcattcgtctatgcacatatttattcattccgCTAAAGAATGagcaattaaaaatatgaaaaaaaaaaaaaaaaaaaaaaaaaaaaaagaggccTTTATTCATGGATACATACCTGAAGAACCCcattctaaaaataaaatacttcCAGCATGACTtacaatttgttttattgtccatttttccttttctttttttgaacaaataaatatatttccgGTAGAAAATCCTATGGCAAAAGAATAGGCATATGGATGCCAACAAACACATGTAGGTAATTCCTCTGTTGGAATATTAACATTAGTACATATCCATTTCtcactttcttttttttttttataaatgacaCATTTCATATCAATGGTAACTATGAGTAACTCATTCTGTCTTGACCACTCTAGTCCTACAATTTTGTTTCTACTCTGTATCTATTATGAGAGGAGGAAGGTGAAGAGGGGTTATGGTAATGGTAGTGGTAACggtagtagtagcagtagtagtgaTAGTGGTAATGATGATGGAGTAAAATATGCAATTTATGCTTATACGTATTGATATGTGTTCACATaattatacacatattttgtatatatgtgctcATTTCTGAACATGTTAATGCAgttattactttatttacACACAACTATATAACATAGTAACTTATCGAGAGCTAATACTAcaaactatattttttatgtttttcttttcacaTGCATTtgtctactttttttttttcttgtcaTTAAAACTTACTCCAGTATAAATTGTGTCGGAATAAATTAATTCTGCCTTTACTATTTTGTGTAGAACtacattttttctattgCTCATAACAgctattaatatatcatttttcttaGTGGACACTCTTATTGGGGGTTCATAGTAGTCATTCTCTGGGATACTGTACTTTGTACAGTTACATTTTACATGCTCAATCATTATATTGGCACTTCGTTGTTTTCTCTTTTTGTGTTTAATATAGCAAGAGGAGTAGCGTATAcgcatatgtatacgtatgtatacgtatgtatatgtatgtatatgtatgtatatgtatgtatatgtatgtatatgtacatgtaaatgGGAAAATGCAAATACATGCGTATATTTCTCTAGaatagtattttttaattttcatattctcAGCAGAAAGTGTATGTACATACCAATATAATCATAACATGCACTACAGTAAAAGTAATGCAAAGTGAGAACAAACTATTTTTcgacaaaaaaataaaaagcgcAAAATGTTGACAAAGTAAGAAATTTACGCACATGTGTggatataaatatgtacaaacgcagttatatataaatatatatataatatatatgtgtattatgTTTCCTATCAAGTGTTAATACTTTTCAGTGTTAATTTGCTGTATATGCCAACTTTTAACAGTGATAAGATAAAAAcgacaagaaaaaaaaagaagatataaaaaaaataaaagaaagaaaacaATAGGGGGTAGAAGGTACACAGTAGCAAGAGAAAAGCTCAAGGATATTTGCAATtgacagaaaaaaaaaaaaaaaaagtgcttTTCATTTTGACATATACTAACCTTTTACATTCGCGTTTTAACTATTCctagtttattttatttacacatGAAGACATTAATTACATCCGGagaataaggaaaaaaaaaaaataataataaaaataaaaataattcaaaattgTAGATATAGTTAAAAAAGAAACTGTGAATTGTTAAATAGTACCCTttttctcaaaaaaaaaaaaaaaaaaaaaaaaaaaaatgaatgcgCTTGTTCTCAGTACAGTCATACTTGCAGTAATCGATCTTTTAGCATATTTTACCTTCGCAGATTACAACATAAAAACGAACAAATTAACATTTGAGTCAAAAACAAATGAATGCAAAAGagcaatatatatgtttgcaGGCAAGGACTCATTCACTATAAGGAGTAAAGACAATGTTTACTTAGAAGCCCATGACAACAAAACAGTTATAAGCAGTTTAAACGTTTATGGAAATGTACACACAAATgaatttctcttttttcaaaCAAATCAGTGGAAATTATACTACATTAATACGTTCGATAGAAAAGATAATTCATGGAGCCCCTCGGTAGGACCCCATgcttacataattatatgaaaaaattaaggaaaaaaaaatagtgtaTCCTACTAATTTCAACAGCTCACCTCGTCAATGTTTTCTATTTGGCTTCACCTGTCATACTTTTCTTtgctgcatttttttttaattctcaTACATTATTTGGTtacattcttttttcaaaatatactTTCAAAAGGATATCAGCACGTGCGGTACCTCTCCTGATACATTTCTTGGCGGGCCATGGTacaggcaaaaaaaaaaaaaaaaaaaaaaaaaaaaaaatcctcACAGATAGTTTACTTTTAAAGaaacaacaaaaataaatacaataaggtaaaattttagtatgaatgtatatttgtacatttatGCGTATGTATTTTATGCGTATGAAGCAAATTTGGAGCCACCGATGCCTACACCAAAATTGCCAACATTCCCAAGCATagagaattaaaaattaagttgAGGGTACATTTTTTCGATATATGGGAAAACGATTCGCTATTTTTGCAAGTCGACAATAAAACAGTTTGGACGGGTAAGCAAACACGCTCAAATATGAGTGCGCGTTTATGagtgtatgtatgcacgtttatgcatatatatgtatatgttcacATTTTACCAATTTGAACAAATCTTTAACTGaagcaaattttttttctttattttttcgagcgttttctaatttatgttctttttttatatattctagagtttttaaatttttttattttttttctttagaaTCTCATCAGTCTTGCTCTTCGGAAGTAATTgcttacaaataaataatatatatcaaacgTTACAAAAAAGGAGCTCACTCGTTTTATGCCTATTTTGTAGAGTTGCTCCTCAGGAATAAACCTCTGCGGGAAGGATACCCCTGACCGACTATCagttattagaaaaaaaagggggaaaaatttagaaggaagaaaagaaatttcTCCAAAGTTTCTCCTTCCCTTCACCATGTTCACTTCTTTTCCACATACATACACCTACCAAATAGTAATGAAATTACAAcatcatgaaaaaaaaatcttttttttttttttttctttttttttcctccaaATGCTTACAGGTACCTATAGGCGTGGAATTGGAGCATACGTCAGGTGTGTATCATAAGaatgagaaaaaatttaaagaaaaaatttatatcatgTTTATTGTCACAACattctctttttaatttttcataaaacatCAGATACggttaatatattaattggaaatactttaaaaaaaaaaactgatGCATGTACAACGTCATGGGGCATAGACGATTTCGTTGTCTACTACAAATAATATGacttaactttttttttctttttttctataattaacgcaacgaaaaaataaaaaataaaaaacttgAAAACGTAGAAAAACGATGAAAAAATGGAGAATTGCCGAAAAAATGGACAACTGTAGAATAAAAGGAGAAacgtagaaaaaaaatttgcataaATAAACTCTAAAAAAAGgtttgcaaaaataaaagctgaaaaaatatttgcaaaGATAAACACCTAAAAAATGTTtgcaaaaattgaaaaaattctAAATAGTCAAATATCGCTAACGCAAGCACCACCAAGCGTGCACAAATTTTATCCCCTCCCCCCTTCCCCTCCTGATAAACTTCAATTATGACTTAGTATAGAGGTAATTGACATCCCATccaaattttttctatttgcATCAGCTCCAGCACTTATTAAGTATTCAattatttcccttttttctgAATAAGCAGCAATATGCAATGCTGTATCACCAAAAGAATCTTCTGCATGTATATCAGCTCCTTGATCTACTAAAAATTTGACAATGTCCAAATATCCCCTATCACATGCATAATGTAGAGCAGTTAATCCActagtattttttttgttaattaaaGAAGGATGgttttttaaagtattttttatttgttctatATTTTCCTCTACGACACCTTGACAAAATATATCACATAggttactactattattattcatgCAGTCCTCTTgatcataattattatccTTCAATGGCTTCATTTTACTTATGCTCTTGGTAATATCAAacgtaaaattattatttaaattttctaaagCATTAGGAAATAGTTTGGTAAAAAATTcgacatataaaaatttacaaacttttttatttactccATAACAGTTTTTCCATGCCCTCATTTTTGCACTTTTAACAAATTCGCCATTTTTGCTTTCCTCtaatttttctccttttctgTTACCGCTGTTGCAGTGGTACCTCCCTCCATGCAAATTACCATTTGTATGGTCACTACCACTAGAATCGCCCTTACCACTTGCATCCCCACTATTACTACACCATTGACTACATTCCTCATTGGTATCATTAATTAACTTTACATCTCCTTCCTtgatttgtttatataacCCATACAAGTACACCCATTCCTCGAATTTCAGTTTGCTTCTATACATTTTAACAGCATTG
Proteins encoded:
- the PmUG01_09028200 gene encoding conserved Plasmodium protein, unknown function produces the protein MNALVLSTVILAVIDLLAYFTFADYNIKTNKLTFESKTNECKRAIYMFAGKDSFTIRSKDNVYLEAHDNKTVISSLNVYGNVHTNEFLFFQTNQWKLYYINTFDRKDNSWSPSDISTCGTSPDTFLGGPCKFGATDAYTKIANIPKHRELKIKLRVHFFDIWENDSLFLQVDNKTVWTESHQSCSSESCSSGINLCGKDTPDRLSVPIGVELEHTSDTVNILIGNTLKKKTDACTTSWGIDDFVVYYK
- the PmUG01_09028300 gene encoding acyl-CoA-binding protein, putative; the protein is MFKNINKSFLFVNVTFAMVILCLLKGYNKNTSIILNKLYYIKTWLLNVPLAIYRKYRRIDLPVIDKSIIVNVSDEELEEKFCQICNAVKMYRSKLKFEEWVYLYGLYKQIKEGDVKLINDTNEECSQWCSNSGDASGKGDSSGSDHTNGNLHGGRYHCNSGNRKGEKLEESKNGEFVKSAKMRAWKNCYGVNKKVCKFLYVEFFTKLFPNALENLNNNFTFDITKSISKMKPLKDNNYDQEDCMNNNSSNLCDIFCQGVVEENIEQIKNTLKNHPSLINKKNTSGLTALHYACDRGYLDIVKFLVDQGADIHAEDSFGDTALHIAAYSEKREIIEYLISAGADANRKNLDGMSITSILSHN
- the MLC-B gene encoding myosin light chain B, putative — translated: MEILNGSINKILHNKKRDTFLYDSEKPCDTLFRRSNVSFYDDLHTEAVFLLDKGSQQINFKLIDGDCVLYSGGKKTQHRKKKQEFEKINAVINSIDYLDSFKHKVHNNAFEKIVEPLGACVQNGKQQNERDKSSESVYKEKFNMLKKEYDDLKENMDTRINLELIKAGLFYNKEDIQDIFYLIRKYQSAVKTKKDIINVQNDIIETAMEHNKLNRNKLIVDRRKNKQLTEMCKAYSEQNKNAQMRMTKLKNSFLEYKMVLENIVSCCEKIGGDKIILMDGIKSARAQADLSIATDILNTMKIQELEMNICYCEQQINEDLDLKLEELQNEKKERQETSKETLRYKEELKKNNNFLIELLEDYHSMITSVDKFLYKDEDKNNFKIAFTENKKRYNNLVKKVSGKNDEIRKKGKELVLSNTKKGNELKKHREYLNEQINEIKQKEEEEKRKKQDQDNERMMKQKQNSEQVLKQTQADEQEGNINKKKIGDHQNNTAPDLETRTIAKVNKCMEEKGTDKFNFEDCVDIIYKVNLPLTRSKLNELKSMGEISREDLIDFIKTIIIDEEEAFHNMVTFFEIWDVQKTGFMHKDLILSILKQFGDNLTDEEADYLEQELNLSKESNVSYVNLLKTLIYGKE
- the ARC40 gene encoding actin-related protein 2/3 complex subunit 1, putative — translated: MIEHVKCNCTKYSIPENDYYEPPIRVSTKKNDILIAVMSNRKNVVLHKIVKAELIYSDTIYTGIQSRNKIVGLEWSRQNELLIVTIDMKCVIYKKKKESEKWICTNVNIPTEELPTCVCWHPYAYSFAIGFSTGNIFICSKKEKEKWTIKQIVSHAGSILFLEWGSSGYILSTTSMDSTARIVCTLGLSDERSKHEEQYGAYGNIEDLIAQRDLKNNDIICKIECEGYVICHSSFSLSNEKVAIIANNFENSYEKQQIIIADYCKSPANIQFVSWVGQTFQKSLFFGEDKLLVYGYEIFPIIIDCVNGEWVISKVVLPEFTIKNLSFDFFYDKKNIQDIEKECNHINGNEVTGEIIPHSNSILQISMLEPYESKEYTQFITASSDFNIVLWTFIF